A genomic window from Streptomyces broussonetiae includes:
- a CDS encoding trypco2 family protein, with amino-acid sequence MAQEPWAELGETVGAIRAGLQSAMREGQGEPLKFRVGPVELEFTVAVRKEAGAQIKVFVLPWTGEARGTLSTDRTHRVKLTLQPVDADDEDAKISGTVGELPE; translated from the coding sequence GTGGCACAGGAACCGTGGGCGGAGCTGGGCGAGACGGTCGGTGCGATCCGCGCCGGACTCCAGAGCGCCATGCGGGAAGGCCAGGGCGAACCCCTGAAATTCAGGGTCGGTCCAGTCGAGTTGGAGTTCACGGTGGCCGTGCGGAAGGAGGCCGGGGCCCAGATCAAGGTCTTCGTCCTCCCCTGGACCGGTGAAGCCAGGGGCACGCTGAGTACGGACCGTACGCACCGGGTCAAGCTCACGCTCCAGCCTGTTGACGCCGACGACGAGGACGCCAAGATCTCCGGCACCGTGGGCGAACTGCCGGAGTAG
- a CDS encoding SWIM zinc finger family protein, whose translation MAQDLDFDEDDLRTPAGSRSFERGRNYLAAVTAVEVGDGWITATVHGTDAYQAELTLGGPDGFAGERDCRYAMEGNFCKHLVALGLIMLGEPEAVPKQRGRARSRAQELGASGWVLKT comes from the coding sequence GTGGCACAGGACCTGGACTTCGACGAAGACGACCTGCGGACGCCGGCCGGGTCACGCTCCTTCGAGCGGGGCCGAAATTACCTGGCCGCGGTGACCGCGGTGGAGGTCGGCGACGGTTGGATCACGGCCACCGTCCACGGGACGGACGCCTACCAGGCCGAGCTGACCCTGGGCGGGCCCGACGGCTTCGCAGGGGAGCGCGACTGCCGGTACGCCATGGAGGGTAACTTCTGCAAGCACCTGGTCGCCCTGGGCCTGATCATGCTCGGCGAGCCGGAGGCGGTGCCGAAGCAGCGCGGCCGGGCCAGGTCTCGTGCCCAGGAGCTGGGTGCGTCCGGCTGGGTGCTGAAGACATGA
- a CDS encoding SpoIIE family protein phosphatase: MARSVPIDRRSEEYADLFGQAPVIFAALRGPRHLLEVANSAFFEAMGCDRGRVGEPVGEVIPELVPQGVLDRLDEVYRTGVAYRARDGRLMLGEPGRQREGFFDFTYEPRWDGAGRIDGVVVIAVETTAYHDAHLLASEQRVLLEQIARDAPLTEILDGMVTAIEEFSPDMTVSVLLVDPDGQHLRHGTAPHLPDFYNEAIDGTPIADGAGSCGTAAFRHEPVIVTDIATDPLWKDYRDLALRAGVAACWSTPIQDADGRLLGTFAMYHSTPKTPADRDVKLSVAFARIAALAIERHCAVEARHAAQEREKAVREDLAFLLDASTAITGETHYSESLQCMARLTVPALAPLCAVHVVERGRTRRIAVAASTREGEQLLSSPALCDDVDAAVARVLASGAIETSPTGSSCAQFGVTGYVCVPLATRGRTFGTLTLLATALTLDGHTIALAQELARRAASSADNAHQFTDRVRLAHDLQAGLLPPELPRIPGVTLAASYHPAGEGLDVGGDFYDVFPLSGDRWAFMIGDVSGRGALAATTTGMVRHTARAAARLRNDPPAVVAAINDALTAGIADEDQFVSLVYGELRHSPSRLALSLIRAGHVPPLVRRADGTVEELTHPGLLLGIRPDPAFCPFDIDLRPGDSLVLVTDGITEARSADGELFGEDRLADALVADGTTTPTAPTLIESITAAVTTFAGDATLDDRAALVVTAT, encoded by the coding sequence ATGGCCCGCTCTGTCCCCATCGACCGGCGGAGCGAGGAGTACGCGGACCTCTTTGGGCAGGCCCCGGTGATCTTCGCTGCGCTCAGAGGCCCGAGACACCTGCTGGAAGTGGCGAACTCGGCATTCTTCGAGGCCATGGGGTGCGACCGCGGGCGCGTCGGCGAGCCGGTCGGAGAGGTGATTCCGGAATTGGTTCCGCAGGGCGTCCTCGACCGGCTCGACGAGGTCTACCGCACCGGTGTCGCATACCGGGCCCGGGACGGGCGGCTGATGCTGGGAGAGCCGGGCCGGCAGCGGGAGGGGTTCTTCGACTTCACCTACGAGCCCCGTTGGGACGGGGCCGGCCGGATCGACGGGGTCGTGGTGATCGCGGTCGAGACCACCGCGTACCACGACGCGCATCTCCTGGCCTCGGAGCAGCGCGTGCTGCTGGAGCAGATCGCACGCGACGCCCCTCTCACCGAGATCCTCGACGGCATGGTCACGGCAATCGAAGAGTTCTCCCCGGACATGACCGTCTCGGTACTGCTCGTCGATCCCGACGGACAGCACCTGCGGCACGGCACCGCCCCACACCTGCCCGACTTCTACAACGAGGCGATCGACGGGACACCCATCGCCGATGGTGCCGGCTCGTGCGGCACGGCCGCCTTCCGGCACGAACCCGTGATCGTCACGGACATCGCCACCGACCCCCTGTGGAAGGACTACCGCGACCTGGCGCTGCGGGCCGGGGTCGCGGCGTGCTGGTCCACGCCGATCCAGGACGCGGACGGCCGGCTGCTGGGCACCTTCGCGATGTACCACAGCACTCCCAAGACTCCTGCGGACAGGGATGTGAAGCTCAGCGTCGCGTTCGCACGCATAGCCGCGCTGGCCATCGAGCGCCACTGTGCGGTGGAGGCGCGGCACGCCGCCCAGGAGCGTGAGAAGGCAGTCCGTGAGGATCTGGCCTTCCTGCTGGACGCGAGCACCGCCATCACGGGCGAGACACACTATTCGGAGAGCCTCCAGTGCATGGCCAGGCTGACTGTTCCGGCCCTGGCGCCGCTGTGTGCCGTCCACGTGGTCGAGCGCGGACGGACCCGCCGCATCGCCGTCGCCGCCTCGACCCGGGAGGGGGAACAGCTCCTCTCCTCCCCCGCGCTGTGCGACGACGTGGACGCCGCCGTCGCCCGCGTGCTGGCCTCCGGCGCCATCGAGACGTCCCCCACGGGCAGCTCCTGCGCGCAGTTCGGCGTCACGGGTTACGTGTGCGTACCGCTGGCCACCCGGGGCCGTACCTTCGGCACGCTGACTCTCCTGGCCACCGCCCTGACTCTGGACGGCCACACGATCGCCCTGGCCCAGGAACTCGCCCGCCGGGCCGCTTCGAGTGCCGACAACGCCCACCAGTTCACCGACCGCGTCCGGCTGGCCCACGACCTGCAGGCAGGCCTGCTGCCTCCCGAGTTGCCCAGGATTCCCGGCGTAACCTTGGCCGCCTCGTACCATCCGGCCGGGGAAGGACTCGACGTCGGCGGCGACTTCTACGACGTCTTCCCGCTGTCCGGCGACCGCTGGGCGTTCATGATCGGCGATGTGTCGGGGCGCGGCGCACTGGCGGCCACCACCACCGGAATGGTCCGCCACACCGCACGCGCCGCCGCCCGCCTCCGGAACGACCCGCCCGCGGTGGTCGCCGCCATCAACGACGCGTTGACAGCAGGCATCGCCGATGAGGACCAGTTCGTTTCACTTGTCTACGGCGAGCTGCGGCACTCCCCGTCTCGCCTCGCGCTCAGCCTGATTCGAGCGGGCCACGTACCGCCCCTCGTGCGCCGGGCCGACGGTACGGTCGAAGAACTCACGCACCCAGGCCTGCTGTTGGGCATCCGTCCCGACCCCGCCTTCTGCCCGTTCGACATCGACCTGCGCCCCGGCGACAGCCTGGTCCTGGTCACCGACGGCATCACCGAGGCCCGCTCCGCCGACGGCGAACTCTTCGGCGAGGACCGCCTGGCCGACGCGCTCGTCGCCGACGGGACCACGACACCCACCGCCCCCACCCTCATCGAGTCCATCACCGCTGCAGTCACCACGTTCGCGGGCGATGCCACCCTCGACGACCGGGCCGCGCTGGTTGTCACCGCCACCTGA
- the rsgA gene encoding ribosome small subunit-dependent GTPase A has protein sequence MSFSSLVGSSSPSLHPLAPYGWDEGWEAEFAPYAGQGFLPGRVVRVDRGQCDVVTPVGIVRADTEFVVPRDPMKVVCTGDWVAVDPEGSDPRYVRTLLPRRTAFVRSTSSKRSDGQILAANVDHAVVAVSLAVELDLGRVERFLALAWESGAQPVVVLTKADLVPDPVTLAHLVHDVETSAPGVPVLGVSALHGDGLDVLRALVGSGTSVLLGQSGAGKSTLANALVGADVMDVRAARDIDGKGRHTTTTRNLLALPGGGVLIDTPGLRGVGLYDAEGGVGQVFSEIEQLAEQCRFHDCAHHTEPDCAVRSAVASGELSERRLESYRKLVRENQWIVAKTDARVRAELRRDWKRKGAAGKAAMEIKRGRLQ, from the coding sequence TTGTCTTTCTCTTCTCTCGTGGGTTCGTCCTCGCCTTCCTTGCATCCTCTCGCCCCGTACGGCTGGGACGAGGGCTGGGAAGCCGAGTTCGCTCCCTATGCCGGGCAGGGCTTTCTGCCTGGCCGTGTCGTGCGGGTCGACCGGGGCCAGTGCGACGTCGTCACCCCGGTCGGCATCGTTCGCGCCGACACCGAGTTCGTCGTTCCCCGTGACCCGATGAAGGTCGTGTGCACGGGGGACTGGGTCGCCGTCGACCCCGAAGGCAGCGACCCGCGGTACGTGCGGACACTGCTGCCACGCCGTACCGCCTTCGTGCGCTCGACCTCGTCCAAGCGTTCCGACGGACAGATCCTCGCCGCCAACGTGGACCATGCCGTCGTCGCCGTGTCCCTCGCCGTCGAACTCGACCTCGGGCGCGTCGAACGCTTCCTCGCCCTCGCCTGGGAGTCCGGTGCCCAGCCCGTCGTCGTCCTCACCAAGGCCGACCTCGTCCCGGACCCGGTCACCCTCGCCCACCTCGTCCACGACGTCGAGACGAGCGCGCCCGGGGTGCCCGTGCTCGGCGTCAGCGCCCTGCACGGCGACGGCCTCGACGTCCTGCGCGCGCTCGTCGGCTCCGGTACGTCCGTGCTGCTCGGCCAGTCCGGTGCGGGCAAGTCCACGCTGGCCAACGCCCTCGTCGGCGCCGACGTCATGGACGTACGGGCCGCGCGGGACATCGACGGCAAGGGGCGGCACACCACGACCACCCGCAATCTGCTCGCCCTGCCCGGCGGAGGCGTCCTGATCGACACACCCGGACTGCGCGGTGTCGGGCTGTACGACGCCGAGGGCGGGGTCGGCCAGGTGTTCTCCGAGATCGAGCAACTGGCCGAGCAGTGCCGCTTCCACGACTGCGCCCACCACACCGAGCCGGACTGCGCGGTGCGCTCCGCCGTGGCGAGCGGGGAACTGTCCGAGCGACGGCTGGAGAGCTACCGCAAGCTCGTCCGGGAGAACCAGTGGATCGTCGCGAAGACCGACGCGCGGGTCCGTGCGGAGCTTCGACGGGACTGGAAGCGCAAGGGCGCCGCCGGGAAGGCCGCGATGGAGATCAAGCGGGGCCGGCTTCAGTAG